The following are encoded in a window of Phocoena phocoena chromosome 2, mPhoPho1.1, whole genome shotgun sequence genomic DNA:
- the NGB gene encoding neuroglobin — protein sequence MERPEPELIRQSWREVSRSPLEHGTVLFARLFDLEPDLLPLFQYNCRQFSSPEDCLSSPEFLDHIRKVMLVIDAAVTNVEDLSSLEEYLASLGRKHRAVGVKLSSFSTVGESLLYMLEKCLGPAFTPAMRAAWSQLYGAVVQAMSRGWDGD from the exons ATGGAGCGCCCGGAGCCCGAGCTGATCCGGCAGAGCTGGCGGGAGGTGAGCCGCAGCCCGCTGGAGCATGGCACCGTCCTGTTCGCCAG GTTGTTTGACCTGGAGCCAGACCTGCTGCCCCTCTTCCAGTACAACTGCCGCCAGTTCTCCAGCCCAGAGGACTGCCTCTCTTCCCCTGAGTTCCTGGACCACATCAGGAAG GTGATGCTCGTGATCGATGCTGCGGTGACCAACGTGGAGGACCTGTCCTCGCTGGAGGAGTACCTTGCCAGCCTGGGCAGGAAGCACCGGGCAGTGGGTGTGAAGCTCAGCTCCTTCTCG ACGGTGGGTGAGTCCCTGCTCTACATGCTGGAGAAGTGCCTGGGCCCTGCCTTCACACCAGCCATGCGGGCTGCCTGGAGCCAGCTCTACGGAGCCGTGGTACAGGCCATGAGTCGTGGCTGGGATGGCGATTAA